Part of the Polyangiaceae bacterium genome, CTTGCGGCGGAACATCGTAGAACCAACTCGAGTTCGGCCCAGTCTGAAGCCGGTACCACAGGTTCCCGGTCGCGAGGCAGTCGAACCCCTGGGGTGGAGTTCCGGGTGCGTCCTTGCAGTGGTCGACGTAGAGACACAGCCGGTGCTCGTTGTTTGCGGGCCCATTCATGACTGAGTGAGCACAGAACGCTCCAGTGGCGGAGTACTCGTGGTCAAGACCGAACAGCCCGTGCAGGCTCTCGTGGAGCAGCGTGCGCGAGAGGAGCGTGGTGCTGGTGTAGAGCGCGCAAGAGGCATGAGGGATCCGAATCCGCCCGGGTATGTACGCCTGCATGCCGCAGAAGTCGCCTGGCTCCACGCTTGGATCGGGCATGCAGTAGTCGCAACCCGAGATGCTGCTGCACCACTTGTCGCCGCCCGTCCCTGGGTCGTACTTCATGTCGATGTTCTTGATGAAGACGTTGCCGTGAGTAGCGGCAAACAGCCGCACCGACATGGCTTGAAGGGTGTTGCGGACGTTCGGCCAGTTTGCGTGCTGCTCGATGTTGGGCACTCCCGGGTGACAGACCGTGACGGTCCTGGTCCCAGCCGTCCGAAGGAGGTTGGGGCGCAACACGACGTGCATCCGCCCGCGAAAGGACCGGATGCCGAGAAACACCATTCGCGGGTAGAGCTCGCTGCCAAGATCCAGGGCTTCTCCGGCGGCGTCCAGTCCGGCGCCGTTTCCGTGATACCCACGCCACTCGTAGCTCGCGTCGTCGGGCAGCAGCGTCTGAGTGCTCGCGTACATGTCGAGATCGGGGGCCGGATCGTCCGACGTCAGGACGTCCGCGGTGAGTATGAGCCTGGTGTTGGCTGGCTGATAGACGGACGTGTAGATCACATCCCCGCTCGCTATGAGCAGCGCCTCCGTGCGCTTGTTAGGAGAGAGGCTGGCGTGCGCCGTCGTCTGCTGGGGAGAGCTCTTGCAATAGACGCGAACGCCGTCGAATCGGGGATTCGACTGTTGGACGATGCTGTAGTCGCTCTTCCAGCTCCACATGAAGAACTGATTGGAGTTGGTGCTCACGTTCTTCGGGTAGTGCAGCCCGCTGCCCGTGCCCAAGTTGCCCGTATAGGAGTACTCGCCGTAAAGGTCTTCGACCTTCAGGAAGTCGTAGTTCAGCTCCGTGTTGAAGCTCGAGTAGTAGAACGTCACGGAGCCAACGTTGCCGTTCACCAGCAACGGAACCTGCTTCTGATACTCGTTCAGCCCGTACTGACTGGTATCGAGCAGGTTTCGATCCGTTTCGTTGGAACCGATGTCGGCCGGGAAGTAGTTACCATTGGGCCACGTGCTGCACGTCGCCCAAGAGAACGCCGCTTCGGCCCGCACAGGCACCGTCAGGATGGCACCGGCCGCCATCAAGCAAGCTATGCTGCGTGCTGCGTGCTGCGTGCTGCGTGCTGCGTGCTGCGTGCTGCGTGCTGCGTGCTGCGTGCTGCGTGCTGCGTGCTGCGTGCTGCGTGCTGCGTGCTGCGTGCTGCCATTTCCACGCCTCCGCTCTTGGATCAGTGTCGACGTCAGGCGAGCCTTTCGTCAAGGCAGAAGAAGTGGACGTCCCGGCAAGTCTTGCGCTGCGGCCCTGAGTTGCCGACGGGGCAGCCGTTACCGGTTTTCCGTTCGCCACGGGGCCTCGGTGCGCCGATCTGGAGCGTGGCCGCACAGGGGCAGGCGTGTCCGCGCCGCGAAGCAGCCGAGAGATTGCCTGTTCGCTCCAGGTGGGAGCCGCCCGCATTGCATGAGCCCGTGCTTCGAGGACCTGACGGCGGGTGGGGTTTCGATGCTTCAGTACTGCGGCGCCGCACCAGTCTCGGAAGGACGCGCCCCCTCCATCGGCGCGCAGCGCCGGCCCCAGACGGCTCTCACTTCACCCGTCTCGCATCGACGTGAGCTGCGGCTTCCTTCTCGGAAAGCCGGCGTGAGCACCGATCAGGAGGGGGCAGGCGGCGCGCAGCCGCGCGAAGCGCGGCAAGCAACGACCGGGGGAGGCAACAAAGCCGAGCTCGGCAAGGCCATGGGCATGCCGGAAGTCCCGAAGCCCGGCACCGCAGTAATGATGACGTACATCGGCCTCGCCGCCGGCGATCTCGGCAGCGGCGCGCTCTCGCAAATCCTGAAGAGCAGGAAGCGCGTCCTCGCCGGCTTCATCGGCCTCACGGCGCTCTCGGTCGTCCTCTACTTCACCCTCGCCAAGAGCTCGATCGCGATGCTTTACGGCGTTTGCCTGCTCCTCGGCTTCGCCACCGGCTACTGGGCGGTGTTCGTGACTATGGCCTCGGAGCTTTTCGGCACGAACATCCGCGCCACCGTCACCACCACCGCTCCGAACTTCGTCCGCGGCGCAGTGGTGCCGCTGACGTTTTCGTTCAAGTACTTGAAGGATTCGCTGGGCGTCGTCGGCAGCGCGATCGCGGTCGGCGTGGTCACGCTGCTGATCGCGGCGGTGTCGCTGCTGGCGCTGCAGGAGACGTACGGGAAGAGCTTGGACTACGTGGAGGAGTGAGGTTCCACGAGCATCTCGCGCTCCTTCCAGCTCTCGGTGTCAGGGCGAGAAGGGAGGGCGGTGCTAGGATGTTCTCGGTGGACTCAGCCGATCATCAACTGGGACGCCACGCATGTTTGGACCGGATTTCTGCGCGATCATCGCGCGAGGTCGCCAGCACAGGCAGTCGGGGCTCGAGGGTGGTAGAGTCTGCCTCATGAACGCGCTCAAAGCGCACGTTGAAAACGGGCAGATCGTCCTCGACGAGCCCGCAGAGCTGGCAGAAGGAACGAAGCTCTTCGTGTTGGTGAGCGCGCAGGGTGACGACGACGAGGTGAGCGCCGAAGAGCGCGCGGAGCTCGAAGCGGCGCTCGACGAGTCGCTTGATGATTTCGAAGCGGGCCGCGTCGTCGACGGAGCCACGGTGCGTGCGATGCTGCGGACCATCGGGTGAAACGCCTCGAGGTCTCTGGTCGCGCGCGGAATGAGATCGAGCGTGCGGCGCGCTGGTGGGTCGCGAACCGTCCGGATGCGCCAACGCTGCTGCGCGAGGAGCTCGAGCACTGTTTCGACTTGCTCGAGCAGGGCGCCAGCATCGGCGAGCGCTGTGGCGAGCGCCGCGGACAAGAGATCTTCCGAGTCGTACTGAAGCGAACCCAGAAGAAGCTCTACTTCGTGCGGCCAGGGCCCGACGCGGTGAAGGTGCTCGCCCTCTGGGGTGGCCAGCGGGGCCGAGAGCCGAAGCTATGAGCCCCTTCTTTCCTTTGGCTGAATGTCTGAGCAGGCGGCAAGCACATCGGGTGGTGAGCGCTGGCGCTGTGGTCTCGCCGCGCTTCGGTACCGCGGTGACGCACCCAGTCTCGGAAGGACGCGCCCCCTCCATCGGCGCGCAGCGCCGGCCCCAGGCTGCTGTCACTTCACCCATCCCGCATCGACGTGAGCTGCGGCTTTCTTCTCGGAAAGCCGGCGTGAGCACCGATCAGGAGGGGGCAGGCGGCGCGCAGCCGCGCGAAGCGCGGCGAGCAACGACCGGGGGCGGCAACAATAGCGCCACCGTCACCACGACCGCCCCGAACTTCGTGCGCGGCGCCGTGGTGCCGCTGACGTTTTCGTTCAAGTACCTGAACGGGTCGTTGGGGGTGGCCGGGAGTGCGATCGCCGTGGGCGTCGTCACGCTGCTGATCGCGGCGGTGTCGCTCTTCGCGCTGCGCGGAGGTGAGACAAAGAGGGGGTAGTTCTCTGCCGAAGGCTGCCGCCGGCGCGAACAACGCCCGAAGCCGGCCTGTTTCGGCTCTCGAAGTCCTCGGCCCTCGCTGCTGCACCCTGCATGGTCCCCGTCGCAGAGGCTACCAGGCACACGTCCGCCCTGCACGCGACCGCGGCGGGAGCGCGCTACGACACGAACATCTCCATCTGCGCGTTGGAGTCGCCGTCGAGCCTGCCGAGCCTCTGACGCAGGGCGGGGCTGATGAAGAACGGCGGCCTCCTCGGGGGAGCGAGGGATGGAGGCTCGGGGTCTTCGCCGAGCCTGCGGAGGAAGCGGGTGACCGTCTCAGCCGCGGTGACCATGGCGCGCAGGACCATGGGAGCGCCGCACTTGGCGCACTTCTCGATGTCGATCTTGAAGGTGCGCTTCAAGAGCTCACGCCAGGGGCGATACCTGGAGCGATGAGTTGCCGGTCGAGCTTTCTTGCCTTCGTGTCCGGCGTCATGCGCGTGGCCAGCTCGAGCGCAGGCGTCCTCGGTCGCTCGGGGCGGGGGCGGGACGACGCGTGCTCTCCAGCGGTGAGCGGCGGCGAGGACGCCCGCGTCCCCCGTCGGGGACTTCCCAGGGTCGTAGTGGACGCGGTGGGCGCGTGGGGGTGGGACCGAGGCCGCGAGCCGACAGAGCAGGGAGAGCGGGCCCTGGTCGATGGCCGTGGTGCCGTCGGAGAACGGTCGTTTCAGCAGGATACGGACGAGCCCGCTCCCGAGCCGGCGCACGCGGTCCTGGGCTAGCGGCGGGCGCAGGACGTACTTGCAGAGCGTCTCGCGAGCGCGGGCGTCGCCGGCGGGGGCTGTGGTGGCGGCGTGCACGGAGAAGCCGTCCTCGCGGGCGGAGAGGCCGGAGACGGAGCGCTCGCCATGCTCGGGCAGGGCGATGGGGGGACGCTGCCGCTGCTCGGGCCCGGCGGGTGGGTTGCCGGTGACGGCGGCGGTGGCGAGGGCGGCGAGCTCCGGCTCGCGCTCGGCGAAGCCATCGTCGGCGAGGCGCGGGTCGGGACCGCGCTCGATGACGCCGCGCCGCTCGAGGAAGGCGAGGATCCGAACGCGAGCGGTGTGCAGGAGATCGGCGACGTCGGAGTTGTCGAGAGAGGAGAGCTGGTGGAAGGCGAGCTGTCCGTCGTCGGCTTCGACGAAGACGCCGTCCAAGGCGAGGAGGTGGAGGTGCGGGTTGAGCAACAGGGCTCAACGATACCCTGTCGTCGAAAATCACCGTCCATTACCCATTTCATCCGCTCGCGGGTGCGGAGCTCGATGTGGTGCACACCTCTCGTCGCGCCGAAATCCCGATCACGGTGCGTGGGCCGGACGGAGTCGATCTCAAGATCCCACGCTGGATGACCGAGCCCGCGGCGAGCGGTTTCGTAAGGTCGGACAGCGCAGCGTTGACGCTCGACGCTCTGCGCATCGTCGTGCAGCTCGTTGCGACGCACGAACAGCTGGAAGCCTCCGTCGCCGTTGTGGGCGATCCTCCCTCGCAGACGCCAGAGCCGGAGCAGGAGGGTGACCGTGAAGCAGATGCCGTTCGAGTGGCAGGAGCCAGGCAACGTCGACACGCCGAGCCAGGTCGTGCTCGAAGTCGAGACGACGGAAACAGTCATCGCGCTGATGGCGAGCGCGCTCGTGGCGGTGGTGCTCGCCGTAAAGCAAGTGGAGGAAGCGGCCGATGAACGGTGACCAGAAGATCACGGCCGAGCACCTGAGTCGCCGCGCGATCGTCTACTTGCGCCAATCCTCTGAGGGTCAGGTCAGGAACAACCTCGAGAGCCAGAAGCTGCAGTACGCGATGGTCCATCGCGCCCGGGGACTGGGTTTCAGCGAAGTGGAGGTGATCGATGTCGACCTCGGTGCGAGCGCAGCCGTTGCAGCGAAACGACGCGAAGGCTTCGAGCGATTGCTCGGCGCCGTGGCTCTGCGCGAGGTCGGCTTGATCCTGAGTCGGGAGCTGTCGCGATTGCTCAGGACCGACAAGGACTTCTGTCAGCTCATCGAGCTGTGCCAGATGTTCGACACCTTGGTCGGCGACGACCAAACGATCTACGACGTGAGTCGCATGGACGACCAACTCGTGCTCGGCATCAAGGCAACGATGAGTGTTGTGGAGTTCAAGGTGCTGCGAATGCGTCTGGCAGAGGGCAAAGAGAACAAGGCGAAGCGCGGCGAGATCTATCCACGGCTGCCGCCGGGCTACGTGCGGGACGCTGCGGGTCAGGTGAGCAAGGACCCAAACTTGCGAGTGCAGGAGGCGATCGAGCTCATCTTCGCGAAGTTCCGTGAGACGTGGAGCATTCGGCAGACGTTCAAGTGGTTCCGCGACAACGAGATCGAGCTGCCCGTGGGCCAGGCACGCGGGGGCAAGAACGTCGTCGTCTTCCAGCAGCCGCGCCACACCTTCATCGCCTGCGTGTTGCACAACCCGTTCTATGCCGGTGCGTACGCTTGGGGTCGCCGTCCGATGCAGGTCGTGTGGCGTGAGGGGCGATTGCGCAAGCGTCAGGGCAAGGCCGTCCCGCCCAAAGAGGCACGGGTCTTCTTGCGCGACCACCATGCGGGTTACATTGACTGGGCGACGTTCGAGGAAAACCAACGGATGATCCGGCGTAATGACTTTCGCGGCGTGTCGGACGAAACGGCCGGTGCTGCGCGAGCGGGAAAAGGACTGCTCGCCGGTCTTCTTCGCTGCGGGCGCTGCGGTCGTAAGTTGCATGTCCGCTACTGGGGAGCTTCGGGGACGAACGCGCGCTACTTGTGCGTCGGTGACTACGGTGCTGACGGTGCCCACTACTGCGTCGGATTCGGTGGCGCGACGGTGGACCACCGCTTCGGCGAGGAGATCGTGCGCGTGCTGTCGCCGCTCGGTGTGCGTGCGAGCCTGGAGGCGCTCGAGCATAGAAGCGCCGAGCAAGGTGAACGTCATCGTGCGATTCAGCGTCAAGTGCAGCAATTGGAGTACGACTCCGCGCGAGCATTCGAACAGTACAACGAGGTCGATGCGCGCAACCGGCTCGTCGCCTCAGAGCTGGAGCGTC contains:
- a CDS encoding MFS transporter, which gives rise to MSTDQEGAGGAQPREARQATTGGGNKAELGKAMGMPEVPKPGTAVMMTYIGLAAGDLGSGALSQILKSRKRVLAGFIGLTALSVVLYFTLAKSSIAMLYGVCLLLGFATGYWAVFVTMASELFGTNIRATVTTTAPNFVRGAVVPLTFSFKYLKDSLGVVGSAIAVGVVTLLIAAVSLLALQETYGKSLDYVEE
- a CDS encoding transposase, translating into MLNPHLHLLALDGVFVEADDGQLAFHQLSSLDNSDVADLLHTARVRILAFLERRGVIERGPDPRLADDGFAEREPELAALATAAVTGNPPAGPEQRQRPPIALPEHGERSVSGLSAREDGFSVHAATTAPAGDARARETLCKYVLRPPLAQDRVRRLGSGLVRILLKRPFSDGTTAIDQGPLSLLCRLAASVPPPRAHRVHYDPGKSPTGDAGVLAAAHRWRARVVPPPPRATEDACARAGHAHDAGHEGKKARPATHRSRYRPWRELLKRTFKIDIEKCAKCGAPMVLRAMVTAAETVTRFLRRLGEDPEPPSLAPPRRPPFFISPALRQRLGRLDGDSNAQMEMFVS
- a CDS encoding recombinase family protein, with the translated sequence MNGDQKITAEHLSRRAIVYLRQSSEGQVRNNLESQKLQYAMVHRARGLGFSEVEVIDVDLGASAAVAAKRREGFERLLGAVALREVGLILSRELSRLLRTDKDFCQLIELCQMFDTLVGDDQTIYDVSRMDDQLVLGIKATMSVVEFKVLRMRLAEGKENKAKRGEIYPRLPPGYVRDAAGQVSKDPNLRVQEAIELIFAKFRETWSIRQTFKWFRDNEIELPVGQARGGKNVVVFQQPRHTFIACVLHNPFYAGAYAWGRRPMQVVWREGRLRKRQGKAVPPKEARVFLRDHHAGYIDWATFEENQRMIRRNDFRGVSDETAGAARAGKGLLAGLLRCGRCGRKLHVRYWGASGTNARYLCVGDYGADGAHYCVGFGGATVDHRFGEEIVRVLSPLGVRASLEALEHRSAEQGERHRAIQRQVQQLEYDSARAFEQYNEVDARNRLVASELERRWNDKLDELERTRAQLTELDEQRKPVTAEERNALAAFGEHFEDVWNHPRCPIELKKQIARTVIEEILVDEKPPGTLSFIVHWKGGCHTAFEMVKVSSKTVHKTAEENLEVIRKMAHRYDDNVIANVLNKLGRRTGKGKPWSQVAVKTARRNHGIEGHARTVEDPDVLTLQGAVSYTETSDTTIRKLVDGGVLPMRQLVPFAPWEIQRSDLDSDRVRVVLARLKQTGRVVLGDTSETQGDLFE